The following are from one region of the Deltaproteobacteria bacterium genome:
- the lptA gene encoding lipopolysaccharide transport periplasmic protein LptA — protein sequence MSGQWCKMRRYKIKRGDSPRLILSGVIGYRLWIIIPIAYCLLSIACLNSFAGEKKVAAPPSSASPSPESQPITITSNNMEARKKENLVIFKGDVKAEQKDYTIYAKELYVYYADGKEIKEMIAIENVRIVQLNKVATGAKAVYTRENRTVVLTGNPQVKEDCDVVKGDKITIFLDEDKSLVEGGANNRVKAVVHPKDEKNKVKCK from the coding sequence ATGTCAGGACAGTGGTGCAAGATGCGGCGCTATAAAATTAAAAGAGGCGATAGCCCCCGATTGATTCTATCAGGGGTTATAGGTTATCGGTTATGGATTATTATACCTATTGCCTATTGCCTATTGTCTATTGCCTGTCTTAATAGTTTTGCCGGAGAAAAAAAAGTTGCTGCCCCCCCCTCTTCTGCCTCACCGTCGCCGGAAAGCCAGCCCATAACAATTACCTCAAACAATATGGAGGCGAGGAAGAAGGAGAATCTTGTTATATTTAAAGGCGATGTGAAGGCAGAGCAGAAGGATTATACGATTTATGCAAAAGAGTTGTATGTCTATTATGCCGACGGTAAAGAGATAAAAGAAATGATAGCAATAGAGAATGTAAGGATAGTTCAGTTGAATAAGGTGGCAACCGGAGCAAAGGCAGTTTACACCAGAGAGAACAGGACAGTTGTTCTTACAGGAAATCCGCAGGTAAAAGAGGATTGCGATGTTGTTAAAGGCGATAAGATAACCATCTTTCTGGATGAAGATAAAAGTTTGGTAGAAGGTGGCGCAAATAATAGAGTTAAGGCAGTTGTGCATCCAAAGGATGAAAAAAACAAGGTAAAATGCAAGTAA
- the lptC gene encoding LPS export ABC transporter periplasmic protein LptC, which yields MIKPILVIFLVAAVFAVGTFLYINNKIHKGLRGTLVKSSKADIRIEKARYVETRDGRKEWELEADSAQYFKDDNLTVFENVRVIFYSKNGENYTLIGREGRLRNDSKDMDIVGNVVVTSTDNYQLKTDSLQYIAGVRQISTKDRVFFTGPGIHIEGTGFLADMITERVSVLANVRTVVQDAAL from the coding sequence ATGATTAAGCCTATCCTTGTTATATTTTTAGTTGCAGCGGTATTTGCTGTCGGGACATTCCTTTACATAAACAACAAAATACATAAAGGACTCCGCGGCACATTGGTAAAATCCTCTAAGGCGGACATAAGGATTGAGAAGGCCAGATATGTGGAGACCAGAGATGGCCGAAAGGAATGGGAGCTTGAGGCGGACTCAGCCCAGTATTTTAAAGATGACAATCTGACGGTTTTTGAGAATGTCCGGGTTATATTTTATTCTAAAAATGGAGAGAACTATACATTAATAGGAAGGGAAGGCAGGTTGAGGAATGACAGCAAGGATATGGATATTGTTGGAAATGTGGTGGTTACATCAACTGACAACTATCAACTTAAAACCGACTCGCTGCAGTATATCGCAGGGGTTAGACAGATAAGCACAAAAGACAGGGTGTTTTTTACAGGTCCGGGTATTCATATTGAAGGAACCGGATTTCTGGCAGATATGATAACAGAAAGGGTTTCTGTGCTTGCAAATGTCAGGACAGTGGTGCAAGATGCGGCGCTATAA
- a CDS encoding HAD-IIIA family hydrolase, which produces MAKKISPNLIKKIKSVKLLALDVDGVMTDGRIIYDDEGKETKVFDVKDGHGIKLLMRAGIDVAIITARESNVVLHRAKNLGIELVYQKAMDKVAALEDILKRKGLISEQVAYIGDELVDIPLLRKVGFAAAVKDAVDDVKKYVDYVTVKNGGCGAVREVCELILNTQGRWAEVMEKSLHI; this is translated from the coding sequence ATGGCCAAAAAAATATCTCCCAATCTTATAAAAAAGATAAAGTCTGTAAAACTCCTTGCCCTTGATGTTGACGGCGTTATGACCGACGGTCGGATTATTTATGACGATGAGGGGAAAGAGACAAAGGTGTTTGATGTGAAGGACGGGCACGGCATAAAGCTCCTGATGCGGGCAGGGATAGATGTGGCGATAATCACTGCCAGAGAATCCAATGTTGTCCTTCACAGGGCAAAAAACCTCGGGATAGAGCTGGTATACCAGAAAGCTATGGATAAGGTTGCAGCGCTGGAGGATATATTGAAAAGGAAAGGGTTAATTTCAGAACAGGTTGCGTATATCGGAGATGAACTGGTTGACATACCGCTTTTACGCAAGGTCGGCTTTGCTGCTGCGGTTAAAGATGCAGTGGATGATGTAAAAAAGTATGTTGATTATGTGACGGTAAAAAACGGAGGCTGCGGCGCAGTCCGCGAGGTATGCGAGTTGATACTCAATACGCAGGGCAGATGGGCTGAGGTGATGGAAAAATCTTTACATATTTAA
- a CDS encoding DUF1926 domain-containing protein: MPNFIFCIHNHQPVGNFGHVIEDSYRNAYLPFLKAILKYPSVKLSFHITGYLLDWLLENHIEYIELLREMVNKGQVEMMGGGYYEPILAVIPPQDRVGQIRMMLDKLENVFGKRPRGVWLAERIWEPQLPLYLKEAGMEYIVVDDYHFMKAGLRKEQLTGYYVTEDLGKTLKVFPGSERLRYIIPFETVDKFLENIRWVETLGPNPAAIFADDGEKFGTWPGTHQWVYKEEWLKKFLEAVVENKELVKPVTFSEYIDDNEPLGRVYLPTTSYIEMGEWALPAEAAETYTNLINEVKTWQDGERIRRFLQGGFWRNFFAKYPEANWLHKRMLMVSEEVRSSGDSRIATTSHLYMAQCNDAYWHGVFGGLYLPHLRRAVYEHLIKAENLTETGVWEQGSGVRGKTIDSSQFTVYERDFDADTFNEILIRTPQLNLFFSPHNGGSLIEMDYRPKCVNLSNTLSRWEEGYHHRVKVKSSEANKGEAKSIHDLTVSKEEDLEKYLFFDKYQRVSLVDHFLKKEETLDAFRMSAYEELGDFIDRPYESRGQGSGVRGQHDKGCNIVLSREGHRIRVEKDLSVKGNEIDIKYLATNLEQNIFDVKFGVEFNLILPCCDGPDGFYDVRGKDIRNKGLGSAGEIAGIRQISMVDKWTKMRVSFSFDKDTSFWRFPIETVSLSEAGFEKIFQGSCLLFFWDISIDKTFETGFKIKIESI, translated from the coding sequence TTGCCAAATTTTATCTTCTGCATACATAACCACCAGCCTGTGGGCAATTTCGGGCATGTCATTGAAGACAGCTATAGAAATGCCTATCTTCCATTTCTCAAAGCCATTTTAAAATATCCGTCCGTAAAACTTTCATTTCACATCACAGGTTATCTTCTGGACTGGCTTCTGGAAAATCACATAGAGTATATTGAGCTGCTCAGGGAGATGGTAAATAAGGGACAGGTTGAGATGATGGGCGGGGGCTATTATGAGCCAATCCTTGCGGTTATACCGCCGCAGGACAGGGTCGGCCAGATACGGATGATGTTGGATAAGCTGGAAAATGTTTTCGGCAAAAGGCCAAGGGGGGTGTGGCTTGCAGAGAGGATATGGGAGCCGCAGTTGCCCCTGTATTTAAAAGAGGCCGGCATGGAGTATATTGTTGTGGACGACTATCATTTTATGAAGGCCGGACTGAGAAAAGAACAGTTGACAGGTTATTATGTAACAGAGGATTTGGGCAAGACTTTGAAGGTATTCCCGGGGAGCGAGCGCTTAAGATATATAATACCTTTTGAAACGGTTGATAAATTTTTGGAAAATATCAGATGGGTTGAGACACTTGGTCCTAATCCTGCAGCAATCTTTGCTGATGACGGCGAAAAATTTGGCACATGGCCGGGCACGCATCAATGGGTCTATAAAGAGGAGTGGCTTAAAAAATTTCTTGAAGCAGTAGTAGAAAATAAGGAGCTTGTTAAGCCGGTAACCTTTTCTGAATATATAGACGATAACGAACCGCTTGGAAGGGTCTATCTCCCCACAACATCTTATATAGAGATGGGTGAATGGGCGCTGCCTGCTGAGGCAGCTGAGACATATACTAATTTGATTAACGAAGTCAAGACATGGCAGGATGGAGAAAGGATTAGGAGATTTTTGCAGGGAGGTTTTTGGAGAAATTTCTTTGCCAAATATCCTGAGGCAAACTGGCTGCACAAGAGGATGCTGATGGTGAGCGAAGAAGTCAGAAGTAGCGGCGATTCGCGAATCGCCACTACTTCTCATTTATACATGGCGCAGTGCAATGACGCATACTGGCATGGGGTGTTCGGCGGGCTTTATCTGCCGCACCTCCGGAGGGCGGTTTATGAGCATCTGATTAAGGCGGAGAATCTTACAGAAACAGGGGTCTGGGAACAGGGGTCAGGGGTCAGGGGTAAAACAATTGACAGTTCACAGTTTACAGTTTACGAGAGAGATTTTGACGCGGATACATTTAATGAGATTCTTATCAGGACACCGCAGCTCAATCTTTTTTTTAGTCCTCATAACGGCGGTTCGCTTATAGAAATGGATTACAGGCCAAAGTGTGTAAATCTTTCCAACACGCTTTCAAGATGGGAAGAGGGTTATCATCATAGGGTCAAGGTAAAAAGCAGTGAGGCAAATAAAGGCGAGGCTAAGAGCATCCATGATTTAACCGTGTCAAAGGAAGAAGATCTGGAAAAATATCTCTTCTTTGACAAATATCAGAGGGTGTCTCTGGTCGACCATTTTTTGAAAAAGGAAGAGACGTTAGATGCCTTTAGAATGTCGGCGTATGAAGAGCTTGGCGATTTTATTGATAGGCCGTATGAGAGCAGGGGTCAGGGGTCAGGGGTCAGGGGTCAGCATGATAAAGGCTGCAATATTGTTTTAAGCAGAGAGGGGCATCGCATAAGGGTTGAAAAGGATCTGTCTGTAAAAGGTAATGAGATAGATATAAAATATCTTGCGACAAATCTTGAGCAGAATATCTTTGATGTAAAGTTCGGCGTAGAATTTAATCTTATCCTACCGTGCTGTGACGGGCCTGACGGTTTTTATGATGTTAGAGGAAAAGATATAAGAAATAAAGGACTTGGAAGCGCCGGAGAGATTGCCGGTATCAGACAGATAAGCATGGTGGATAAATGGACAAAGATGAGGGTGTCTTTCAGCTTTGATAAAGACACGTCCTTTTGGAGATTTCCAATAGAGACGGTTTCCCTTTCCGAGGCCGGGTTTGAAAAGATATTCCAGGGCTCATGTCTTTTATTTTTCTGGGACATCTCTATTGATAAGACATTTGAAACAGGTTTTAAAATTAAGATAGAATCAATTTAA
- the glnD gene encoding [protein-PII] uridylyltransferase, with product MTHQKLIEKKQAETVLQPIDLSGDDVLSRVKEYLKNGVDVLRESHRQGASGFGVVKGYTALIDSFIKSLFERMESLCREGFKGDFRTAVVAMGGYGRGELNIRSDIDLMLLHPNKLTPYIEKLTQRILYILWDTGLDIGFSIRSINECVSLAKSDLKTKTAMLDLRFITGDRGIFDELNDKVKKEVFRKKDIDRFINDKLDENNSRHVKYGGSVYILEPNVKEGEGGLRDIHTAMWIAKVSRGIDNIETLAEQGFLLKDSTGKINGSIDFLWRVRNDLHFESKKKADQLTFDHQERIAKLFGFEDTKESITVERFMQEYYRHASNLSYFSSLIISRCIHGTGLSTASGRRMEKVVDKDFGISQGELAVLNERVFEDSPPAIMKTFEYCQEFGIKTDNFTRERIIKNCFRVDNDFINSKDVAGSFLNILKSGRAFSALEEMRKLRLLERYIPEFRDITCRVQHDMYHVYTVDVHSLFAVRELERLRTSEYKKEFFILATLIEEVKRPELLTLAVLLHDIGKSMGKGHAEKGAELVPGICGRLGLSEDDTAVVKFLVKNHLILADTAQYRDLHDERLVIDFAKKAGDIERLNLLYLITFADVRAVGPEVWNKWKGALFQELYFKAFTIMERGTFEVEETVKRVPNIMGEVAKSLEGKIAYEIIEDYFQLLPHRYFLSNSIEAISEHLKIVQELHGKPYVMRIKQNLERRYTEVIICTLDMHGLFSRITGVMASNNINILGAQINTLRNGIVLDILQTNSSMGDVITDEHKWANVEKDMADVLTGNVLVERLVARRGTSILDKKAKPRVHTRIEVDNEVSDAFTVIDIHTQDRIGLLYTITSALSKLGLYIHIAKITTKGDAAADIFYVKDIFGQKIYFKERLKEIRDTIFRSFGEEPPAGEEW from the coding sequence ATGACACATCAAAAACTTATTGAAAAAAAACAGGCTGAGACGGTTCTTCAACCCATAGACTTATCCGGCGATGATGTTTTATCGCGGGTGAAAGAGTATCTCAAAAACGGCGTTGATGTATTGCGGGAAAGCCACAGGCAAGGCGCTTCAGGTTTTGGTGTAGTGAAGGGATATACAGCGCTGATAGACTCCTTTATCAAGTCGCTTTTCGAGAGGATGGAGTCTCTTTGCAGGGAAGGGTTTAAGGGCGATTTCAGGACAGCCGTAGTTGCGATGGGCGGATACGGCAGGGGAGAGCTTAACATCCGGTCTGATATAGACCTGATGCTTCTTCATCCAAATAAGCTTACCCCTTACATAGAAAAGCTTACCCAGCGGATATTGTATATCCTGTGGGATACAGGGCTTGATATCGGGTTCAGCATAAGGTCTATAAACGAGTGCGTATCGCTTGCAAAGAGCGATCTTAAGACAAAGACAGCTATGCTTGATTTAAGATTTATAACCGGCGATAGAGGCATATTTGACGAGCTTAACGACAAGGTAAAAAAAGAGGTGTTCAGAAAGAAGGATATAGACCGGTTTATAAACGACAAACTGGATGAAAACAACAGCAGGCATGTGAAATACGGAGGCTCTGTATACATCCTTGAGCCTAATGTGAAAGAGGGTGAAGGCGGCCTGAGAGACATCCATACAGCCATGTGGATAGCTAAGGTAAGCCGTGGGATAGACAACATAGAGACGCTCGCAGAACAAGGATTTTTGCTTAAGGACTCCACAGGAAAGATTAACGGATCTATAGACTTTTTGTGGAGGGTCAGAAACGATCTCCACTTTGAGAGCAAGAAGAAGGCGGATCAATTGACATTCGACCATCAGGAAAGGATCGCAAAGCTATTCGGCTTCGAGGACACGAAAGAATCCATTACAGTGGAAAGGTTCATGCAGGAGTATTACCGCCATGCATCCAATTTAAGCTATTTTTCTTCGCTTATTATCTCCAGGTGTATACACGGCACGGGTTTATCAACCGCGTCAGGCCGCAGGATGGAAAAGGTTGTTGATAAGGATTTCGGTATATCTCAAGGCGAACTGGCTGTCTTAAATGAAAGGGTGTTTGAGGATTCCCCTCCGGCCATAATGAAGACATTTGAATACTGCCAGGAGTTCGGCATAAAGACGGATAATTTTACCAGGGAGCGGATTATTAAAAATTGTTTCAGGGTAGATAATGATTTTATAAATTCGAAAGATGTCGCAGGCTCTTTTCTGAATATCTTAAAAAGCGGAAGGGCGTTCTCTGCCCTTGAGGAGATGCGTAAGTTAAGGCTTCTTGAAAGATACATCCCTGAGTTCAGAGACATTACTTGCAGGGTACAGCATGATATGTATCATGTCTACACAGTGGACGTTCATTCGCTTTTTGCCGTAAGGGAGCTGGAAAGACTCAGGACGTCGGAATACAAAAAGGAGTTTTTCATCCTTGCAACTCTCATAGAAGAGGTAAAAAGGCCGGAACTCCTGACGCTCGCCGTGCTTCTTCATGATATAGGAAAGTCCATGGGGAAAGGGCATGCGGAAAAGGGCGCTGAACTTGTTCCGGGGATATGCGGCAGGCTCGGCCTCTCTGAAGACGATACTGCGGTTGTAAAATTTCTGGTAAAGAACCACCTTATCCTTGCCGACACTGCGCAGTACAGAGACCTTCATGACGAAAGGCTCGTAATAGATTTTGCGAAAAAGGCGGGAGATATTGAAAGGCTCAATCTCCTGTATCTCATTACATTTGCGGATGTAAGGGCTGTCGGGCCTGAGGTTTGGAACAAGTGGAAGGGCGCGCTGTTTCAGGAGTTGTATTTCAAGGCATTTACAATAATGGAGAGGGGGACATTTGAGGTAGAAGAGACTGTAAAGAGGGTTCCAAATATCATGGGTGAAGTTGCAAAATCTCTGGAAGGTAAGATTGCGTATGAGATAATTGAAGACTATTTCCAGCTCCTTCCTCACAGATATTTTCTTTCAAATTCAATAGAGGCCATCTCAGAACATCTGAAGATTGTTCAGGAACTGCACGGCAAACCGTATGTTATGCGCATCAAACAGAATCTTGAAAGGCGCTATACAGAGGTCATTATATGCACCCTTGATATGCACGGGCTTTTTTCAAGGATTACAGGCGTTATGGCGTCAAATAATATAAATATCCTCGGCGCGCAGATAAACACATTGAGAAACGGGATAGTCCTGGATATACTGCAGACGAACAGCAGTATGGGCGATGTAATTACAGATGAGCATAAATGGGCGAATGTGGAGAAGGATATGGCGGATGTGCTCACAGGGAATGTCCTTGTGGAAAGACTTGTGGCAAGACGGGGCACTTCTATACTTGACAAAAAGGCAAAACCGCGCGTGCATACAAGGATAGAGGTTGACAATGAGGTGTCGGACGCCTTTACCGTCATTGACATCCACACGCAGGACAGGATAGGTTTACTCTATACAATAACAAGCGCCCTTTCAAAACTTGGCCTCTATATCCACATTGCAAAGATAACTACAAAAGGCGATGCGGCAGCGGACATATTCTATGTCAAGGACATCTTCGGCCAGAAGATATATTTTAAAGAGAGGCTGAAAGAGATAAGAGACACAATCTTTCGCTCATTCGGCGAAGAACCGCCGGCGGGAGAAGAGTGGTAA
- a CDS encoding putative toxin-antitoxin system toxin component, PIN family, whose product MGKKEKAAVKIVLDTNILISSLLFKGELARVADLWKKGKIIPVLSRDTFDEFKTVLEYPKFSLTTQEMKVIIEEEVLPFFEVIEVSDKIKGICRDADDDKFIGCAVSASADFIVTGDKDLLNIGRYRSVKILSASDFLRIFKSE is encoded by the coding sequence ATGGGCAAGAAAGAAAAAGCGGCAGTCAAGATAGTCCTTGATACCAATATTCTTATATCGTCTCTGCTGTTTAAAGGCGAACTTGCAAGAGTCGCAGACCTTTGGAAAAAGGGCAAGATTATCCCTGTTCTCTCCAGAGATACCTTTGACGAGTTTAAGACCGTTCTTGAATATCCGAAGTTTTCTCTGACAACACAGGAGATGAAGGTGATTATTGAGGAAGAAGTTCTGCCTTTCTTTGAAGTAATTGAAGTTTCTGATAAAATCAAAGGAATATGCAGGGATGCCGATGATGATAAATTCATAGGCTGTGCCGTATCTGCATCAGCGGATTTTATTGTCACAGGAGACAAGGATTTGCTGAATATCGGCAGATACAGGTCTGTCAAGATTTTAAGCGCCTCCGATTTTTTAAGGATATTTAAAAGTGAGTAA
- a CDS encoding AbrB/MazE/SpoVT family DNA-binding domain-containing protein, with amino-acid sequence MLAKKTSKNQLTLPKEVVKSFPDAEYFDVSVKDRKIILMPVRITPADAALEGIRDKLEKLGVTEDIVDEAVKWARKKKRQSR; translated from the coding sequence ATGCTTGCAAAGAAGACATCCAAAAATCAGCTAACCCTGCCGAAGGAGGTCGTCAAGTCGTTCCCTGATGCCGAATACTTTGATGTTTCGGTAAAGGACAGAAAGATAATTCTCATGCCGGTCAGGATAACCCCTGCTGATGCGGCGCTTGAAGGCATAAGGGACAAACTGGAAAAACTTGGCGTTACCGAAGACATTGTTGACGAGGCGGTCAAATGGGCAAGAAAGAAAAAGCGGCAGTCAAGATAG
- a CDS encoding Fic family protein has protein sequence MFKPKFTITPKINKALVEIERVRGFLDAVKLKDDWIADMQKKALILESHHSTHIEGTALSLEQAQSILEGNRLKGINRDDEKELLNYKKAMDFISKYLGKDDPITEGIVRELHKVTVKGVRGDKADPGNYRKIQNYVVNSLTREVIYTPPAPFEVPHLMREFVHWINKTGDLSPVLIAGIAQFQFVHIHPFIDGNGRTARLLSTLILYKTGYDFKRLFTISEYYDKDRPSYYKAIQSVRNNAMDMSGWLEYFVTGLRLQMKEIREKGEQIVKQDNALQKIKRLDLNVRQEKAIKYLLRTGAISVGEYQTVAFCIRRTAQRDLEDMMKKGIIKSVAKSKTDPTRHYVLV, from the coding sequence ATGTTTAAACCTAAATTTACCATAACCCCAAAGATTAATAAGGCGCTTGTTGAGATAGAGCGAGTTCGTGGGTTTCTTGATGCTGTCAAACTCAAGGACGACTGGATTGCCGATATGCAGAAAAAGGCGCTTATCCTTGAGTCGCATCATTCAACGCATATTGAAGGCACGGCATTAAGCCTTGAACAGGCGCAAAGCATTCTTGAAGGCAACAGGCTCAAAGGCATTAATCGTGATGATGAAAAAGAACTTTTGAATTACAAAAAGGCAATGGATTTTATTTCAAAATATCTTGGAAAGGACGATCCGATTACAGAAGGAATTGTCAGGGAGCTTCACAAGGTTACTGTTAAAGGTGTGCGCGGGGATAAAGCAGACCCCGGCAATTATCGTAAGATTCAAAACTATGTGGTCAATTCTCTGACCCGCGAGGTCATTTATACTCCACCGGCACCGTTTGAAGTGCCTCATCTCATGCGGGAGTTTGTGCATTGGATCAATAAGACTGGAGACCTATCACCTGTTCTTATCGCAGGAATCGCACAATTTCAGTTCGTTCATATCCATCCGTTTATAGACGGCAATGGGAGAACAGCAAGGCTTTTATCTACGCTGATCCTTTACAAAACAGGCTACGACTTCAAACGGCTGTTCACTATATCAGAGTATTACGACAAAGATAGACCGAGTTACTATAAAGCCATTCAATCAGTCAGAAACAATGCTATGGACATGTCCGGTTGGCTTGAATATTTCGTAACAGGCTTGCGGCTGCAGATGAAAGAAATCAGGGAGAAGGGAGAGCAAATAGTAAAACAAGATAATGCGCTACAAAAGATTAAGAGACTGGACTTGAATGTCCGTCAGGAAAAGGCAATTAAATATCTATTAAGAACAGGAGCGATCTCTGTGGGTGAATATCAGACTGTGGCTTTCTGTATACGCCGCACAGCTCAAAGAGATTTAGAAGATATGATGAAAAAAGGTATCATTAAATCAGTAGCTAAGAGCAAAACAGATCCGACAAGACACTATGTCTTAGTGTGA
- a CDS encoding N-acetylmuramoyl-L-alanine amidase has product MKGHRGQKPKQKYLHFILAFILSFIFLCVSGGDAARTGHASKKTSVKVTGIKYWSNPNYTRVVINVSGEAVFTHRLLKEDPNINKPRRFYVDIKNASLSPSLKQPTAIDDVFVKTARAGQYTKDTVRVVLDIKSIEDHKIFSLAEPFRIVVDIMGKPGVKSPSESYKPTLAQQLGLKIKRIVIDAGHGGKDPGAIGKNGLREKDVVLKIVKGLKESLAKETGVEIIMTRDDDRFIELEERTAIANTKEADIFISVHANASFNRKARGVETYFLNLTNDARAIRVAARENAVSTKKMSDLQYILNDLMKTAKTNESSRLAAAVQGSLVSNLKTKYSDIKGNGVKGAPFYVLVGTHMPSILVEVSFISNPTEEKRLADNGYIQEIVAGITSGVNRYVKEMEGGVE; this is encoded by the coding sequence GTGAAAGGACACAGAGGTCAGAAGCCAAAGCAAAAATATCTGCATTTTATTTTGGCGTTTATCCTGTCTTTTATTTTCCTTTGCGTCTCCGGCGGCGATGCGGCAAGAACCGGCCATGCCTCAAAAAAGACATCCGTCAAGGTTACCGGTATCAAGTACTGGTCCAATCCGAACTACACCAGGGTGGTCATAAATGTAAGCGGTGAGGCCGTCTTTACTCATCGTCTGCTTAAAGAAGACCCAAATATAAACAAGCCGAGACGGTTTTATGTGGATATAAAGAACGCAAGCCTGAGCCCCTCCTTAAAACAGCCGACTGCAATTGACGATGTGTTTGTGAAGACGGCAAGGGCAGGTCAGTATACAAAGGATACTGTCAGGGTTGTCCTTGATATAAAATCAATAGAAGATCACAAGATTTTTTCGCTTGCGGAACCGTTCAGGATAGTTGTGGATATTATGGGGAAGCCGGGTGTCAAAAGCCCGTCTGAGTCATACAAACCAACGCTTGCCCAGCAACTCGGTTTGAAGATAAAGAGAATTGTTATAGATGCCGGCCATGGAGGAAAAGACCCAGGCGCCATTGGCAAGAACGGATTAAGGGAAAAGGATGTGGTTTTAAAGATAGTAAAGGGTTTAAAAGAGAGCCTTGCAAAGGAGACTGGCGTGGAGATAATTATGACAAGGGATGACGACAGATTTATTGAATTAGAAGAAAGGACTGCCATTGCAAACACAAAAGAGGCGGATATATTCATATCTGTCCATGCTAACGCAAGCTTTAACAGAAAGGCGCGTGGTGTTGAGACATACTTTTTAAATCTTACCAATGATGCGAGGGCTATAAGGGTTGCCGCAAGGGAGAATGCAGTCTCAACAAAAAAGATGAGCGACCTGCAGTATATACTGAATGACCTTATGAAAACAGCCAAGACAAATGAATCCAGCAGGCTTGCCGCTGCTGTTCAGGGGTCGCTGGTCTCAAACCTGAAGACAAAATACAGCGACATAAAGGGCAATGGCGTAAAGGGCGCTCCGTTTTATGTGCTTGTCGGCACGCATATGCCGAGCATATTGGTGGAGGTTTCATTTATAAGTAATCCAACGGAAGAGAAAAGGCTTGCTGATAACGGCTATATACAAGAGATTGTTGCCGGCATAACGAGCGGTGTGAATAGGTATGTGAAGGAGATGGAGGGTGGTGTTGAGTAG